One Candidatus Coatesbacteria bacterium DNA window includes the following coding sequences:
- a CDS encoding helix-turn-helix domain-containing protein, protein MDHLQRETRREYAARINRVIDFVQHNLDGDLRLERLAEVAGFSPWHFHRVFRAMTGESLAAYVQRIRLQCAASRLINSPRDKIS, encoded by the coding sequence GTGGATCACCTGCAGCGTGAAACTCGACGGGAGTACGCCGCCCGGATCAACCGGGTGATCGATTTCGTCCAGCACAACCTCGACGGCGACCTGCGCCTGGAACGGCTGGCCGAGGTGGCGGGCTTCAGCCCCTGGCACTTCCACCGCGTCTTCCGCGCCATGACAGGCGAGTCCCTGGCGGCCTACGTCCAGCGCATCCGCCTGCAGTGCGCCGCCTCCCGCTTGATCAACAGCCCGCGGGACAAGATATCCCA